A window of the Bombina bombina isolate aBomBom1 chromosome 3, aBomBom1.pri, whole genome shotgun sequence genome harbors these coding sequences:
- the LOC128654735 gene encoding uncharacterized protein LOC128654735 has translation MRTIKTEAKRGTNNYVPGRFVSLKELYEESGKCVPMAHDACSVYLEEFVNTREAFRVSSLQHVTTAECAERILQSQRFLVKGDLSSHGESANKSWWSAVAPEGDFRSWQSGNLEKCFLPSPAFTPDVSRYGNFKFSFPLAELISAYKKQYCGGGEPNIRVYGTKLFLYEISHVVLIHSPDTDHLFDDLPLVPSVKRQPDLPTDLPQSDLPTDLPQPNLPTDLPQSDLPTDLPQPDLPTDLPQPNLPTDLPQSDLPTDLPQSDLPTDLPQPNLPTDLPQSDLPTDLPQSDLPTDLPQSDLPTDLPQSDLPTDLPQSDLPTDLPQSDLPTDLPQSDLPTDLPQSELPYINPVVYDKESHEIIWSPESKATSLRIQNNLGTWNRTYKCVWNHLEVVFHLPKAEGLHLPLHNLLGHLSTCDTICYLQRPDTQKSKAEADSILEYLKKKYTKAITESSTEINRRPLTERSLNCMRDLEGERGGKRKEKKHHTGESKKLKRF, from the coding sequence ATGAGAACCATAAAGACCGAAGCAAAGAGAGGAACCAATAATTACGTCCCAGGCAGGTTTGTTTCTCTTAAAGAGCTCTATGAGGAGTCCGGTAAATGTGTCCCTATGGCCCATGATGCCTGCTCTGTGTATCTGGAGGAGTTTGTAAACACAAGGGAAGCGTTCCGCGTCTCCTCTCTGCAGCACGTGACAACTGCGGAATGTGCGGAACGGATCCTGCAGTCTCAGCGCTTTTTAGTAAAAGGAGACCTCAGCAGTCACGGAGAAAGTGCTAATAAATCCTGGTGGAGCGCAGTGGCCCCAGAAGGGGACTTCAGATCATGGCAAAGTGGTAACCTAGAGAAATGTTTTTTACCGTCTCCAGCATTCACACCTGATGTATCTCGCTATGGAAATTTCAAATTCTCATTCCCACTGGCAGAGCTTATTTCTGCCTATAAAAAGCAGTACTGCGGGGGCGGGGAACCCAATATCAGGGTGTATGGGACAAAGTTGTTCTTGTATGAGATTAGTCACGTGGTTCTCATCCACAGCCCTGATACCGACCACCTGTTTGATGACCTCCCACTGGTACCCTCTGTGAAGCGTCAACCTGATTTACCCACTGACCTGCCCCAATCTGATCTACCCACTGACCTGCCTCAACCTAATCTACCCACTGACCTGCCCCAATCTGATTTACCCACTGACCTGCCCCAACCTGATCTACCCACTGACCTGCCTCAACCTAATCTACCCACTGACCTGCCCCAATCTGATTTACCCACTGACCTGCCCCAATCTGATCTACCCACTGACCTGCCTCAACCTAATCTACCCACTGACCTGCCCCAATCTGATCTACCCACTGACCTGCCCCAATCTGATCTACCCACTGACCTGCCCCAATCTGATCTACCCACTGACCTGCCCCAATCTGATCTACCCACTGACCTGCCCCAATCTGATCTACCCACTGACCTGCCCCAATCTGATCTACCCACTGACCTGCCCCAATCTGATCTACCCACTGACCTGCCCCAATCGGAGCTACCCTATATTAATCCTGTTGTCTATGATAAAGAGTCACATGAGATAATTTGGTCACCAGAATCCAAAGCCACATCACTGAGAATCCAGAATAACCTGGGAACATGGAATAGAACCTATAAATGTGTGTGGAACCACCTGGAGGTTGTTTTCCATTTACCTAAAGCCGAGGGCCTGCACTTACCCCTGCACAATTTGTTGGGTCACCTGTCTACCTGTGATACCATTTGTTACCTGCAAAGACCTGACACACAGAAATCCAAAGCGGAAGCAGATTCTATACTGGAATATCTCAAGAAGAAATACACTAAAGCA